The Chryseobacterium aureum genome contains a region encoding:
- a CDS encoding YcxB family protein, whose amino-acid sequence MNEEKVITLRPDRKIFEDIYFSGNQGSLLFSPTTKSKTIVTIAAAAIVFIVFLFKDFLSKESFGVLYFLSFIFLLCAVFLSVSVNKVSRWKKQVNHYLNVLERCKVYEIKFDRNFFTVNIDGEKETSEWKDFEYVDSHNDFISLEGKYSYMFPRKAMSEKEYSFLKNTLKEKVKTD is encoded by the coding sequence ATGAATGAAGAAAAGGTGATTACACTAAGACCGGATAGAAAGATTTTTGAAGATATTTATTTTAGCGGTAATCAGGGAAGTCTGCTTTTTTCACCTACAACAAAAAGTAAAACCATTGTTACGATTGCTGCGGCAGCCATTGTCTTCATCGTTTTTCTTTTTAAAGACTTTCTGAGTAAAGAGAGTTTTGGTGTTTTATACTTTCTGAGTTTTATATTTTTGCTTTGTGCTGTTTTTCTCTCAGTAAGCGTTAATAAAGTCTCCAGATGGAAAAAACAGGTAAATCATTATCTAAATGTGCTTGAAAGATGTAAAGTTTACGAAATAAAATTCGATCGGAATTTCTTTACCGTCAATATTGATGGAGAAAAAGAAACCAGCGAATGGAAAGATTTTGAATATGTTGACAGCCATAATGACTTTATTTCCCTCGAAGGAAAATACAGCTATATGTTTCCCAGGAAAGCAATGAGTGAGAAAGAATACAGCTTTCTTAAAAATACATTGAAAGAGAAAGTGAAAACCGATTAA
- a CDS encoding DnaJ C-terminal domain-containing protein yields MAYIDYYTILGVDKNATQDDIKKAYRKLARKHHPDLNPGDKEAEKKFKELNEANEVLSNPENRSKYDKYGENWKHGEEYEKAQQQQRQYQQQSYNGGYSGADFGEGEDFSDFFQNMFGGAGGGFGRSSRGRASGKFKGQDITAELNLNLRDAAKTHPQTFEINGKKVRITIPAGVYDGQQIKLKGHGNPGANGGPSGDLYITFNIPADPDFERIGDDLKTKVVIDLYTAVLGGDVKVNTLDGSVNLKVKPETQNGMTVRLKGKGFPVYKKEGEHGDLFVTYEVKLPSNLTEKQKELFEQLKNS; encoded by the coding sequence ATGGCTTATATAGATTACTATACAATTTTAGGCGTAGATAAAAACGCAACCCAGGATGATATTAAAAAAGCCTACCGCAAACTGGCAAGGAAACATCATCCCGATCTCAATCCCGGAGACAAAGAAGCAGAAAAGAAATTCAAAGAGCTGAACGAAGCCAATGAAGTGCTCAGCAATCCGGAAAACAGATCAAAATACGATAAATACGGAGAAAACTGGAAGCACGGCGAAGAATACGAAAAAGCCCAGCAGCAGCAAAGACAGTATCAGCAGCAGAGTTACAACGGAGGATATTCCGGAGCAGACTTTGGTGAAGGAGAAGATTTTTCAGATTTCTTCCAGAATATGTTTGGCGGAGCAGGTGGAGGCTTTGGCAGAAGTTCCAGAGGAAGAGCGTCCGGCAAATTCAAAGGGCAGGATATAACGGCTGAACTGAATCTCAATTTAAGAGATGCCGCAAAAACTCATCCGCAAACTTTTGAAATCAATGGGAAGAAAGTAAGAATCACCATTCCGGCAGGAGTATATGACGGGCAGCAGATCAAGTTAAAAGGACACGGAAATCCCGGAGCAAACGGAGGCCCGAGCGGAGATTTATATATTACCTTCAATATCCCGGCAGATCCTGATTTTGAAAGGATTGGTGATGATCTTAAGACTAAAGTGGTTATTGATCTGTACACCGCTGTTTTAGGAGGTGATGTGAAAGTAAACACGCTGGACGGAAGTGTAAACCTGAAAGTAAAGCCGGAAACCCAAAACGGGATGACCGTAAGACTGAAGGGAAAAGGCTTTCCTGTCTATAAAAAAGAAGGAGAACACGGAGATCTTTTTGTAACCTATGAAGTGAAACTGCCTTCCAATCTTACCGAAAAGCAGAAAGAACTTTTTGAACAACTTAAAAATTCCTAA
- a CDS encoding PLP-dependent cysteine synthase family protein translates to MKYAKNILETIGNTPLVKLNKVLGEDFPALVLAKVETFNPGNSVKDRMALKMIEDAEKDGRLKPGGTIIEGTSGNTGMGLALAAIIKGYKCIFVTNSKQSKEKCDILRAVGAEVIVCPTDVKPTDPRSYYSVSKRLAKETENGWYVNQYDNLSNRAAHYESTAPEIWEQTEGKLTHFVVGAGTGGTITGCGTFFKEKNSDIKVIGVDTYGSILKEFHETGELHYDHAYTYITEGIGEDIIPENYDMSVIDHFEKVTDKDGAIYARKLAKEEGIFCGYSAGSAIASLIQMKDQFTKDDVIVVLLHDHGSRYVGKIYNDEWMKEMGWLEESK, encoded by the coding sequence ATGAAATACGCAAAAAATATCCTTGAAACGATAGGTAACACACCGCTGGTAAAGCTTAACAAAGTATTAGGTGAAGATTTTCCGGCATTAGTATTAGCAAAAGTAGAGACCTTCAATCCCGGAAATTCCGTAAAGGACAGAATGGCTCTTAAAATGATAGAAGATGCCGAAAAAGACGGCAGATTAAAACCTGGAGGAACTATTATCGAAGGGACTTCCGGAAATACGGGAATGGGATTGGCGCTGGCTGCCATTATCAAAGGGTACAAATGTATCTTTGTAACGAATTCAAAACAGTCTAAAGAAAAATGTGATATTCTTCGTGCTGTAGGGGCAGAAGTAATTGTTTGTCCTACTGACGTAAAACCTACCGATCCACGTTCTTATTATTCAGTTTCCAAAAGGCTGGCTAAAGAAACGGAAAACGGATGGTATGTGAATCAATATGATAACTTATCCAACAGAGCCGCTCATTATGAATCTACCGCTCCGGAAATCTGGGAACAGACAGAAGGAAAACTGACTCATTTTGTAGTAGGAGCCGGAACAGGAGGTACCATCACAGGATGCGGAACATTCTTCAAAGAAAAAAATTCTGACATCAAAGTAATCGGAGTAGATACTTACGGTTCTATTCTGAAGGAATTCCATGAAACGGGTGAACTTCATTATGATCACGCTTACACTTATATTACAGAAGGTATCGGGGAAGATATTATTCCTGAAAACTATGACATGTCTGTAATTGACCACTTTGAAAAAGTAACGGATAAAGATGGAGCCATCTATGCAAGAAAACTAGCTAAAGAAGAAGGTATTTTCTGCGGGTATTCTGCCGGAAGTGCCATCGCTTCCTTGATCCAGATGAAAGATCAGTTCACTAAAGATGATGTAATTGTCGTTCTGCTTCATGACCATGGTTCAAGATATGTAGGGAAAATCTACAATGACGAGTGGATGAAAGAAATGGGGTGGCTGGAAGAAAGCAAATAA
- a CDS encoding DUF779 domain-containing protein, whose protein sequence is METKISRLSATEQALEVIRKLEDQYGPLMFYQAGGCCEGTQPQCFEKGGFFPRMNDAMIGTINGHEFWIDRDLFEYWKYSHFTLDVTDGFGPGGFSLETPLGKTFKVHYRLFSPEEYDNLEPVKRSE, encoded by the coding sequence ATGGAGACAAAAATATCAAGACTTTCCGCCACAGAACAGGCGCTTGAAGTAATCCGTAAGCTGGAAGACCAGTATGGCCCTCTTATGTTTTATCAGGCAGGAGGGTGCTGTGAAGGAACTCAGCCCCAATGCTTCGAAAAAGGAGGATTTTTTCCCAGAATGAATGATGCTATGATTGGTACCATTAACGGACATGAGTTCTGGATAGACCGTGATCTTTTTGAATACTGGAAATATTCACATTTTACCCTCGATGTTACAGACGGTTTCGGACCGGGAGGTTTCTCCCTGGAAACCCCTTTAGGCAAAACCTTTAAAGTTCATTACAGGCTTTTCAGTCCGGAGGAATATGACAATCTGGAACCTGTAAAGCGTAGTGAATAA
- a CDS encoding dicarboxylate/amino acid:cation symporter, which produces MKEVLKNYSGIIFLLLGITIGSIIGIVAPGIVEYIKPLGDIFLNLLFVSVVPLVFFAVSNSIASLEQQSKFGKIILVMALTFLFFILTAAIFTICAVYLFPVSGVSGSSEMITEAANEDSWGNRIVSFFTVGEFTELFSRRNMLALLVFAFLTGFAARKTGEQGQPFRVFIASGYEVMKELLLLVMKLAPIGLGAYFAYQVATLGPQLFGFYAKPLGLYYIAGIVYFLVFFSLYAFMANGKKGVKSFWTNAIYPTLTAISTCSSFATMPANLQAASKIGIPNSIANLVIPIGTTLHKNGSSMSSIIKIYVAFLIIGRDFFDPANLLLALGITVFVSIVAGGIPNGGYIGEMLMISVYKLPQEAIPAVMIIGTLVDPLATVLNAVGDIVAAMFVNRFVKV; this is translated from the coding sequence ATGAAAGAGGTCCTGAAAAACTACTCCGGAATCATATTTTTACTTTTGGGAATCACTATTGGAAGCATCATTGGAATTGTTGCCCCGGGTATTGTGGAATACATTAAACCTTTGGGGGATATTTTTCTGAATCTTCTTTTCGTGAGTGTAGTTCCTTTGGTATTTTTTGCCGTATCCAATTCTATTGCTTCTCTGGAGCAGCAGTCTAAATTTGGTAAAATCATTCTTGTGATGGCACTTACTTTTTTATTTTTCATCCTTACAGCAGCTATTTTTACCATCTGTGCCGTATATCTGTTTCCGGTTTCAGGCGTTTCAGGGAGCTCGGAAATGATTACTGAAGCTGCCAATGAAGACAGTTGGGGTAACAGAATTGTAAGTTTCTTTACCGTAGGAGAATTTACTGAGCTTTTTTCAAGAAGAAATATGCTGGCACTTTTGGTATTTGCATTCCTTACAGGATTTGCAGCCAGAAAAACGGGTGAGCAGGGACAGCCTTTCAGGGTTTTTATTGCTTCAGGGTATGAAGTGATGAAAGAATTGCTTTTGCTGGTCATGAAGCTTGCTCCTATTGGGTTGGGTGCCTATTTTGCGTATCAGGTAGCGACTTTGGGACCGCAGCTTTTTGGATTTTATGCTAAGCCTTTGGGGCTTTATTATATTGCCGGAATCGTTTATTTTCTTGTATTCTTTTCTCTGTATGCTTTTATGGCGAATGGAAAGAAAGGAGTTAAAAGTTTCTGGACGAATGCCATCTACCCTACTTTAACGGCAATCAGCACATGCAGCAGTTTTGCAACAATGCCTGCTAACCTACAGGCTGCTTCAAAAATCGGAATTCCGAATTCTATTGCCAATCTTGTCATTCCTATCGGGACTACATTGCACAAAAACGGATCTTCCATGTCATCGATCATTAAGATCTATGTAGCATTTTTAATTATCGGAAGAGATTTTTTTGATCCTGCCAATCTTCTTTTAGCCTTGGGAATTACCGTTTTTGTAAGTATTGTAGCTGGTGGAATTCCTAATGGCGGATATATTGGAGAAATGCTGATGATTTCTGTTTACAAACTGCCACAGGAAGCTATTCCTGCGGTTATGATCATCGGAACTTTGGTAGATCCTTTGGCAACCGTTCTGAATGCGGTAGGAGATATTGTCGCGGCCATGTTTGTCAATCGGTTTGTGAAGGTCTGA
- a CDS encoding thioredoxin family protein: protein MKKIISGISIFCTIAISAQEAIKFQELPFKDIIAKAKKEKKLVFIDAYASWCGPCKMMEKNVFTQKSVSDYYNTNFINARFDMEKGEGRDIASKFGVRSYPTYLFLNGEGELVSRNTGYMEESLFVAMAQDINSPGNKKGSLKDRFAGGEKDPEFLINIMKLNANSDYDFAKKASERYFQNKKKTEELTKDEIGFLLYFVKSSEDTNYNVFASRKAEIIKFLPEETYNEFDAQLKLGKIVEQSIDDKNKKINDDYFMKTAEPLVGKEAALKKLNQTKLSYYEQNSNFPEYEKAALDYYKNADAFDPNELLRAAWVFADHVKTPTSLKKATEWAEKSVMRSETSENTYILAKLYHLTGNKEMAKNYAEMSKNMAAQGNKDSQLADELLKQIK, encoded by the coding sequence ATGAAGAAGATCATCTCCGGGATATCTATTTTTTGTACCATTGCTATTTCAGCTCAGGAAGCGATCAAGTTTCAGGAACTGCCTTTCAAGGATATTATTGCAAAAGCCAAGAAGGAAAAGAAACTGGTTTTTATTGATGCCTATGCCTCATGGTGCGGCCCCTGTAAAATGATGGAAAAAAATGTTTTCACACAGAAATCCGTGAGTGATTATTACAATACCAACTTCATTAATGCCAGATTTGATATGGAAAAAGGAGAAGGCAGGGACATTGCTTCCAAATTCGGAGTACGTTCTTATCCTACCTACCTTTTCCTAAACGGAGAAGGTGAGCTTGTTTCCAGAAATACAGGATATATGGAAGAAAGTCTGTTTGTAGCAATGGCTCAGGACATTAATTCACCCGGAAATAAAAAGGGTTCTTTGAAAGACCGTTTTGCCGGTGGTGAAAAAGATCCTGAATTTCTGATCAACATCATGAAACTGAATGCTAATTCAGACTATGATTTCGCCAAAAAGGCTTCCGAAAGATATTTTCAAAATAAAAAGAAGACTGAAGAATTGACTAAAGATGAAATTGGATTTCTTCTTTATTTCGTAAAATCATCTGAAGATACCAATTATAATGTTTTTGCATCCCGGAAAGCAGAGATCATTAAATTTCTTCCCGAAGAAACCTACAATGAATTTGATGCGCAGCTGAAATTAGGAAAAATAGTAGAACAGTCTATTGATGATAAAAATAAAAAAATCAACGATGACTATTTCATGAAAACTGCTGAACCTCTGGTTGGAAAAGAAGCTGCCCTGAAAAAACTGAATCAGACAAAGCTGAGCTATTATGAGCAAAACAGTAATTTTCCAGAATACGAAAAAGCCGCTTTAGACTATTATAAAAATGCTGATGCCTTTGATCCCAATGAACTTTTAAGAGCAGCCTGGGTATTTGCAGATCATGTAAAAACTCCAACTTCATTAAAGAAAGCTACTGAATGGGCAGAAAAATCGGTCATGAGAAGCGAAACTTCAGAAAACACTTATATACTCGCTAAGCTTTATCATCTTACAGGAAATAAAGAGATGGCAAAAAACTATGCTGAAATGTCTAAAAATATGGCAGCTCAGGGTAATAAGGATTCTCAATTGGCAGATGAACTATTAAAGCAGATAAAATAA
- a CDS encoding exo-beta-N-acetylmuramidase NamZ family protein, whose protein sequence is MNLDFKIKNLLLICLIFLGVFNQYYSQTQVQSDFKTGADQPEIYLPLLKGKTIGVVTNQTGLMSDRTHLVDFLVKSGVKIKSIFAPEHGFRGDADAGAKVKNGVDVKTGIPIVSLYGNNKKPKPEQLSGIDLVIFDIQDVGVRFYTYISTLSYLMEAGAENNVEIMVLDRPNPHDGYTDGPVLRKKWTSFVGMHEVPVVYGLTIGEYGKMVNGEKWLKNGVQARYILVPMKNYHKKQRYPMLDKPSPNLPNDKAINLYPSLCFFEGTQVSVGRGTELPFQIYGSPWTENLPYQFTPKPSYGAKDPFLNGKLCYGENLSNYPNDLRALNLEWVIKAYQNYKNPQQDFFLKNLWFDTLSGTDEFRKQIIEGKSIPEIKASWKKGLENFEKIRIRYVVYED, encoded by the coding sequence ATGAATTTAGATTTCAAAATTAAAAATTTACTTCTGATTTGCCTAATTTTTTTAGGAGTATTCAACCAATATTATTCTCAGACTCAAGTTCAATCGGATTTTAAAACGGGTGCAGACCAGCCTGAAATCTATTTACCTCTTTTAAAAGGTAAAACCATCGGGGTAGTCACCAATCAGACGGGCTTAATGAGTGACAGAACACATTTAGTAGATTTTTTGGTAAAAAGTGGGGTTAAAATCAAATCTATTTTTGCTCCCGAACATGGTTTCAGAGGTGATGCCGATGCAGGAGCGAAGGTAAAAAACGGAGTAGATGTTAAAACAGGAATTCCTATCGTTTCCCTGTATGGTAATAATAAAAAACCAAAGCCGGAGCAGCTTTCCGGGATTGATCTCGTTATTTTTGATATTCAGGATGTAGGCGTGAGATTCTATACCTATATTTCCACTTTGTCATATCTCATGGAAGCAGGCGCTGAAAATAATGTAGAGATTATGGTGCTGGATCGCCCCAATCCACATGACGGGTATACGGACGGCCCTGTTCTGAGAAAAAAATGGACGAGTTTTGTAGGAATGCATGAGGTGCCTGTGGTGTATGGACTCACAATAGGAGAGTACGGGAAAATGGTGAACGGTGAGAAGTGGCTGAAAAATGGAGTTCAGGCCAGGTACATCCTCGTCCCGATGAAAAATTATCACAAAAAACAGCGTTACCCGATGCTTGATAAACCTTCTCCTAACTTACCTAATGATAAAGCTATCAACTTATATCCAAGCCTGTGCTTTTTTGAAGGAACTCAGGTTTCTGTAGGAAGAGGAACAGAGCTTCCTTTCCAGATTTATGGATCTCCATGGACGGAAAACCTGCCGTATCAGTTTACTCCAAAGCCAAGCTATGGTGCCAAAGATCCTTTCCTGAACGGAAAACTATGCTATGGCGAAAACCTGTCCAATTATCCTAATGATTTAAGAGCTTTGAATCTGGAATGGGTCATCAAAGCCTACCAGAACTATAAAAACCCTCAGCAGGATTTTTTCCTGAAAAACCTTTGGTTTGATACCTTATCCGGAACTGATGAATTCAGAAAACAGATCATTGAAGGAAAATCAATTCCGGAAATTAAAGCTTCATGGAAAAAGGGTCTGGAAAATTTCGAAAAGATCAGAATCCGATATGTGGTATATGAAGATTAA
- a CDS encoding ABC transporter permease, with product MKFPLYFSRKIAFSKDNKNNLSRVIIFIGRLSVALGIIVSLITVATGFGSKKAIKERLADFSGHITVRSTRSNSSYNTSVLDNQGLNIAKIKELPDVESIQKYVTVTGIMRNEHNFAGIIFKGIGKDFDSLRFKKFLIAGTTPKVTEKGFNNNVAISQKVAKDLHLKLNDSIVTVFLKADQKPLYRKFRVIGIYRTDIKLIDEQFVIGGINHARKIQDMKPDEIGGIDIFLKNVNDIDKDFPDIEKLIGYKNYAEKATEKFPQITDWISIFDTNIALIIIIMLIVVVINIIMVLLILIIERTNSIGLLKTLGASNSQIRATFINYTLIIMIPGLLYGNAIGLGLILIQKFFGIIKLNPENYYVSTVPVDLNPIAIISISVGILFISGLALIIPSYLISKISPVKAIKYN from the coding sequence TTGAAATTTCCTTTATATTTCTCGAGAAAAATAGCATTTTCCAAAGATAACAAAAATAACCTTTCAAGGGTTATCATCTTCATTGGCAGGCTTTCCGTAGCACTGGGAATCATTGTTTCCCTAATTACTGTAGCCACCGGTTTTGGATCCAAAAAAGCAATCAAAGAGAGGCTGGCAGATTTCAGCGGACATATTACGGTAAGATCTACACGGTCGAATTCTTCTTATAATACTTCCGTGCTTGATAATCAGGGGCTGAATATTGCTAAAATTAAAGAGCTTCCCGATGTGGAAAGTATTCAGAAATATGTGACAGTGACCGGAATTATGCGGAATGAACACAATTTCGCAGGAATTATCTTTAAAGGAATCGGAAAAGATTTCGACAGTTTAAGATTCAAAAAATTCCTTATTGCCGGAACAACCCCAAAAGTAACGGAAAAAGGATTCAATAACAACGTTGCTATTTCACAAAAAGTAGCCAAAGATCTTCATCTTAAGCTTAATGACAGTATTGTTACCGTATTTTTAAAAGCAGATCAAAAACCCCTTTACCGTAAATTCAGAGTCATAGGTATTTACAGAACTGACATCAAACTCATTGACGAACAGTTTGTAATCGGTGGAATCAACCATGCAAGAAAGATCCAGGATATGAAGCCCGATGAAATTGGCGGAATTGATATCTTCCTGAAAAATGTAAATGATATTGATAAAGATTTTCCTGACATTGAAAAACTGATCGGCTATAAAAACTACGCTGAAAAAGCAACTGAAAAATTCCCCCAGATTACCGACTGGATCAGTATTTTTGACACCAACATCGCCCTGATTATCATCATCATGCTGATTGTAGTGGTGATTAATATTATCATGGTTCTTCTGATCCTAATTATTGAAAGAACCAATTCTATTGGTCTTCTTAAAACGTTGGGAGCCAGCAATTCACAGATAAGAGCTACATTTATCAACTATACTCTGATTATTATGATTCCGGGACTTTTATATGGAAATGCCATCGGCTTAGGACTTATTTTGATCCAGAAATTTTTTGGAATAATCAAACTTAACCCGGAAAACTATTATGTAAGTACGGTTCCTGTAGACCTTAATCCTATTGCGATTATCTCTATTTCTGTGGGAATTCTCTTTATATCAGGTCTGGCTTTGATTATTCCCAGCTACCTGATCAGTAAGATTTCTCCGGTGAAGGCGATTAAGTATAACTAA
- a CDS encoding DUF3575 domain-containing protein codes for MKYKLLAAGILAFLSAGTLSAQEQEQGGQDKSLYIKGNALFAPIGILNLAIEKQISPKYTLQGDVFISPWKSFAGHELQMYSLSVEGRYYFKEAFKNWYIGANIGVSAFNLQKWSYWNDRTGPNYEGEIVMNSNLYQKGYSIMLGATAGYQFQLSERWNIDLYATVGTSQGFYRGYDRTTGRRYDSADHLNKSGEIIPYRGGVMISYKLK; via the coding sequence ATGAAATATAAATTATTAGCAGCAGGCATTTTAGCTTTCCTGTCAGCAGGTACTTTGAGTGCTCAGGAACAGGAACAAGGAGGACAGGATAAAAGTTTATACATAAAAGGAAATGCTTTATTTGCTCCGATAGGGATTTTAAACCTCGCAATAGAAAAACAGATCAGCCCCAAATATACCCTTCAGGGAGATGTTTTTATTTCACCATGGAAATCATTTGCAGGACATGAATTACAGATGTATTCACTTTCTGTGGAAGGGAGATATTATTTTAAAGAAGCCTTCAAGAATTGGTATATCGGCGCCAATATTGGAGTTTCTGCTTTTAATCTTCAAAAATGGAGTTACTGGAATGATAGAACGGGACCTAATTACGAAGGAGAAATTGTCATGAATTCTAACCTTTATCAAAAAGGATATTCTATAATGTTGGGAGCTACTGCAGGATATCAGTTTCAGTTGTCCGAGCGCTGGAATATTGATCTTTACGCAACAGTCGGAACATCACAAGGATTTTATAGAGGATATGACCGTACAACAGGAAGACGTTATGATTCTGCTGATCACTTAAACAAAAGCGGTGAAATTATTCCGTACAGAGGAGGGGTGATGATTTCGTATAAATTAAAATAA
- a CDS encoding chaperone modulator CbpM encodes MSERISREELVKIYNIEITFFDELVDYGLLNIQIENNIHYLMYEDLPDLEKFANWHYDLEINLPGLEVIHSMLKKLDALNRRNRELMNKLSAISDQYEDI; translated from the coding sequence ATGAGTGAAAGAATATCACGGGAAGAACTCGTAAAAATCTATAATATAGAAATCACTTTTTTTGATGAGCTTGTAGATTACGGGCTGCTGAATATTCAGATTGAAAACAATATTCATTACCTGATGTATGAAGACCTGCCTGATCTGGAAAAATTTGCCAACTGGCATTATGACCTCGAAATCAATCTGCCCGGCCTTGAAGTGATTCATAGTATGCTGAAAAAACTGGATGCACTGAACCGCAGAAACAGAGAACTGATGAATAAACTTTCTGCGATAAGTGACCAATATGAAGATATTTAG
- a CDS encoding histidine kinase encodes MIINFKHALSKKSIYITALAACLIAVAAFAVLSLLITEDSRKNTDDFAKKTFYRKYESIEHEFRNIEDYQYLLRALIQKDGLKNYKDYSLVLNDLNKKRNLLPYSWYYYENSRSGKTESNNPLSDIFKKNDNQEQSIVIKNNGPGHFKDLLITKKDSMYWISYDSLMLPDKNKLYYGSTVSLDDLHQYFINVDKSSNTYAYVFTKEGICITHPEKKYIGKNIFDFTDIKPYDTLTSKTEAGYTQGTAVSEYLGVEVTRFIKPLKTDNFDGYTVVNHVNFIIDENISKIKTYTVYIFLAALFLIVTVFILFQRATSLAYQEKEKIQSEKNLLLIENEKMHKAEVINQLQQLKNNINPHFLFNSLNSLYMLIGINKENAQKFTMNLSKIYRYLIVPPKENIVPVSQEIKFIQQYMELLKSRFDEEIRFEIIINDSESLEKRIPYLSLQIVTENAVKHNIATIDQPLEIMIIVDTEGITVKNIWQPKTEPVQGEKFGIDYLNQVYGYFKNNLLHISVDGEYFVCFLPLMKGK; translated from the coding sequence TTGATTATTAATTTTAAGCACGCTTTATCCAAAAAATCCATTTATATTACCGCTTTAGCTGCCTGCCTGATTGCAGTGGCAGCATTTGCTGTGCTGAGCCTTCTGATTACCGAAGACAGCCGGAAAAATACCGATGATTTTGCAAAGAAAACTTTCTACCGGAAATACGAATCCATAGAACATGAATTCAGAAATATTGAAGATTATCAATATTTGCTCCGTGCACTGATTCAGAAAGATGGTTTAAAGAATTACAAAGATTATTCGTTAGTTTTAAATGATCTAAACAAAAAAAGAAATTTGCTGCCCTACAGCTGGTATTATTATGAAAATAGTCGTTCAGGGAAGACCGAGAGTAATAATCCTTTATCTGATATTTTCAAAAAGAATGATAATCAGGAGCAATCTATTGTCATAAAAAATAATGGTCCCGGACATTTCAAAGATCTTTTGATTACCAAAAAGGACAGCATGTACTGGATAAGCTATGATTCTTTGATGCTGCCCGATAAAAACAAACTGTATTATGGATCTACCGTGAGTCTGGATGATCTCCATCAGTATTTTATCAATGTCGACAAGAGTTCCAATACGTACGCATATGTTTTTACCAAAGAAGGAATTTGCATTACCCATCCAGAAAAAAAATATATCGGGAAAAATATTTTTGACTTTACAGATATTAAACCTTATGATACGCTGACCAGTAAAACTGAAGCAGGTTATACTCAGGGAACCGCTGTTTCAGAATATCTGGGAGTAGAAGTAACCCGTTTCATTAAACCCTTGAAAACGGATAATTTCGATGGATATACCGTAGTGAACCATGTGAACTTTATCATTGACGAAAATATCAGCAAGATAAAAACTTACACCGTTTATATTTTTCTGGCAGCGCTGTTTCTGATTGTAACAGTTTTTATATTGTTTCAAAGAGCCACCAGCCTTGCGTACCAGGAAAAAGAAAAAATACAGTCTGAGAAGAATCTATTGCTGATAGAAAATGAAAAGATGCACAAAGCCGAAGTCATCAATCAGCTTCAGCAGCTTAAGAATAACATCAATCCGCATTTCCTTTTCAATTCACTCAATTCTCTGTATATGTTAATTGGGATCAATAAGGAGAATGCCCAGAAGTTTACCATGAATCTTTCCAAGATTTACAGGTATCTGATAGTACCTCCGAAAGAAAATATTGTTCCGGTTTCGCAGGAAATCAAATTCATACAGCAGTATATGGAACTTCTGAAAAGCAGGTTTGATGAGGAAATAAGGTTTGAAATTATTATTAATGATTCTGAAAGTCTGGAAAAAAGAATTCCGTACTTATCATTGCAGATTGTCACGGAAAATGCTGTAAAGCATAATATTGCTACAATTGACCAGCCTTTGGAAATTATGATTATAGTAGATACCGAAGGAATTACAGTGAAGAATATCTGGCAGCCTAAAACAGAACCGGTCCAGGGAGAAAA